The following are from one region of the Melospiza melodia melodia isolate bMelMel2 chromosome 16, bMelMel2.pri, whole genome shotgun sequence genome:
- the HMGB3 gene encoding high mobility group protein B3, translated as MAKGDPKKPKGKMSAYAFFVQTCREEHKKKNPEVPVNFAEFSKKCSERWKTMSSKEKAKFDEMAKADKVRYDREMKDYGPAKGGKKKKDPNAPKRPPSGFFLFCSEFRPKIKSTNPGISIGDVAKKLGEMWNNLSDGEKQPYNNKAAKLKEKYEKDVADYKSKGKFDGAKGAATKAARKKVEEEDEEEEEDEEEEDEDDDDE; from the exons ATGGCTAAAGGTGATCCGAAGAAGCCCAAGGGCAAGATGTCTGCCTATGCCTTTTTTGTGCAGACGTGCCGTGAGGAACATAAGAAAAAGAACCCAGAGGTTCCAGTCAACTTTGCAGAGTTTTCCAAGAAGTGCTCAGAGAGGTGGAAG acTATGTCAAGCAAGGAAAAGGCTAAATTTGATGAAATGGCAAAGGCTGATAAGGTACGATATGATAGAGAAATGAAGGACTATGGACCAGCTAAGGGtggcaagaagaagaaggacccCAATGCCCCTAAACGACCACC gtCTGGCTTCTTCCTCTTCTGTTCAGAGTTTCGCCCCAAGATCAAGTCCACAAACCCTGGCATATCTATTGGGGATGTAGCGAAGAAACTGGGCGAAATGTGGAACAACCTCAGTGATGGTGAAAAGCAGCCTTACAATAATAAGGCAGCTAAACTGAAGGAGAAGTACGAGAAG GATGTTGCAGACTACAAGTCTAAAGGaaagtttgatggcgcaaagggAGCAGCGACCAAAGCTGCTCGGAAAAAGGTAGAGGAAGAAgacgaagaggaggaggaggatgaagaagaggaggatgaagatgatgatgatgaataa